From Malus sylvestris chromosome 1, drMalSylv7.2, whole genome shotgun sequence:
tttcatttttttatgaaGTTGTTTAATTTCTTGATTCTGTTATTTATTCTGTCTCGGTTGATTTAGGGgttgtttggaagtgtttttagtATAATTAAAAGTGGGTTTAGACAAATAAAAGTACTTATGGCAATGCTTTAAAGCAAGGTTAAAGGTAtgtgattgtttttgtttatactCTTTTGCTAGAAGTAATTTCATGTTGAAATTGGTGTCAAAATATTACGAGTGCTTCTTGACAAAGCACTTGAGTGTGTTTCGTGCTTTCTGAAAGTTGGATGTTTTTTCAGGAATTGCTTATGGTCTAGTAGCACTTTTAAATTTTCTGCCAAATGTAGCCATAAGCATTTTTGGTTGTTATATAGGACCTTTAGCACTTGCTGTGAAAAGCGCCTAGCAAGTGCTGTTTTAGGAAGCAATTTCAATTGCTTCTCTAGACACCGcttgaacttttattgaaaTTGTTAATGTACTTCTATTAAATAAGTGCTTCTAGTAACAGTGCTTATGGACATAAGTGCTTTCTAAATCCTAATTTTATGAGTTTGTCAGGAAAGAATTTACCAAGACGAGCAAGGCTGAAAATTGGGTTGCCATTAATAGAGAAGGGTTCGAGGCATGGAAGAACATGTCCGAGAAGGTAAAGATCGGATCTTTAATCTTTATGAGCCATACCCAGTTGTTATGCTATGAACTTAATGTGTTTTACCATGTACATTCGGAATTTTGTTTTGTTAGGAGAGGCAACCGTATGTTGCAGAAGCTGAAAAGATTGACAAGGCTTACCAGAAAGCTTTgcttgaagaagaaaatgataaaCTTGGGGTAAATCAATGTTAAATACGTATATGcctggtttttgtgttttgaattCATTGATATGAAGTTTCCAACTGTTTGTGTGGAAATCGAAACCAATGGCAGTGCGTGATTGGTTCACACAATGCTACGCGAGGAAATGAAATCAATAACAATGCGTGATTGGTTTGAGATATTGCCACAATGACATTCCCGTTTTATGCGTTTGCATATCTACCTTCACTGAATGAGTAGTTTCATCTTGCAGGTAGATGATGAGGCAGATTCAGCCGCGGCCGCCGGGAACAATGGGAATGCTGGTGAGGTATGTTTGCTTCTTCAAGGCTCAGAATAAAATTGTGGTTTACTCGGTACTGGTTGGTTCGGTTAAACTTTAATCACCATCTATCTAGTTCTGATTGTTTATGGATGGGACACAGTTTTATGAAGACTACGAGAATTCTGACGGCTCTGATGTATTTTGGGATCACTCTGCTACGACTGGGTCTTGGCACACCTACCATGGGTCTCTCTCTATGTCCAAAATGTGTGTTTACGTTTGGAATTGGATAATAGTGATTTTCACACTTCGAGTTCTCTTTTGACTTATTCAAACCAAATACTGGAGAAAAAGAGAATAGTATTGGAGGAGAAATTGAGTGCGAAAATCACTTACCAATTTTATTGTTCTCTTTTCGTATTCTGTATTGCCCCTGCTAATTTCCTATCCTTATTTGCCTCTTGAAACAGGCCTATGGTGCATGAGTGCACCTCATGAAACAGGAAAATGGTGCATGGTTTTTGAGTCCGCGGGTCTGTGGTCGCCAGTAGAGGTGGAAAATTAAACCATTGAGTTGTTAATGGGTATTTGTTAAGATTTGTTTCATTTGATAATCCTATAACATAAGGGTGAGACGGATAGTGATGATGATGGTGTAAAgtgaaagaaaattaaatggGTTTTAATTGGTATCTATTAACAACTTAATAGATTGATTTGACACCTTTAGTCTCGAGGACAACAAACTCTGGGCCGGTTTTTGAGGACTCTAAAGCTaagaaattatgttttttaGCTGATCATTTTTTGGGGTAACAAAAGCATCTGGCTATTGTATAGTACCAAAAGGGTAGTTATTTTCCAATGTAAAGTTGAAAAAGTTTTACTTTATGATGTGAAATACTTGAGACCTAGGCATTTTGTGTATATATTATGGTTTAAAGAATGTTTACATTATCGTATTTACGCCTTCATTTGCTATATAATTTATGtaatatgttgtgttttctctttttttttcttcaacgtCGAGAGAAATAGAGACTGATATGGTAtaggtaatttattttccttggtGCAAAAAAAATCTTCAATTCAAGGGTTGGATTAGTTTACAATCTTTTTAGATGGAAGGGGTTTAGAAGCATGCTTTACCAAGATTCAACCTACTTCCATTCCCAACAAGCCTTGTTCTATTCTCCCACGCTATATGGTAAATATTTaacatttcattttaaaatcaCGCACGTAAAATtccattttaatttaatttttttaactatatTAAACTATTTTAATCTACCAAACGAAGTTTCGTAAGCAGAGGTAGTATAATTTTGATGTACTAAAAATATTGATATACTAAAAAATTGCCTATTGTATGGTTTAGCCAAATTCTATTtcattttagtataaaaatattgatgtactaaaaaaataaaattttggaaaaatgagtataaaagagaagaaaatagaagaaagaaaaattaaaatgtcgTTAGAGATATTCTCTTTTGAACAGAGCTTGACGGCTGAAAAATCAGCAGCAGCTCATGCTGTAGTAAATCACAGGTGAACACGTGTCTAAATAATTGATTTTATAATCACAACTTGAACACGTGACCACTAGTGATTCCCTAGCAGCAAGGGCTgctgttgattttttttcaacaGTCAAGCTCCGTTCCTATGGAAAaatcaaaaattaaatattggTTTTTCTGAAATCACGTGATTCCCACGGAAAGAAGCAACTTATGGTCACGTGGACTCCATATCAATCTCACACCGACCCTCCCAACAACAAAAATGATTTGTCATAATTATGCCCAAAATACAAgataattatattaaattaaattaaaaatactaaaataaacaataaaatttgtAAGTACAGCAAAAGCTTGTACAAACGTCTCTGTATTCGTCTCTGATGGACTATGCCTGCAGCAGTTTCAGAAGCTCGTCTCTGCTCCTTCCATGGCGATCCCCGTCTCCTCACCTGCACACTTCCTTCGCTTGCAAGCTCAAATTTATGGTAAGCCCTTCTCTTTCTCTCGTAATTTTTTGctgtattttttgttgttaattgCTTCAATTTCACAGAAACTGAAGCGTTTGGACATGGCGAAGCATCAAAGAGTGGTCAGGAGTTCTTGTGGGTTCAACGAAAATGGCTCCGTCAACGGGTTTCCGGTCATACCCAACAAGCTTTTCATGCAGGAGGTAATGATTTCTCATGCcccttttcatattttctttatttgttgGGGTTTTTTGTGTTTTATGTGGGTTATAAAGCTTGAAAATTTTCGGTTTTGAATTGCAGTTTTGcttgaattttcaatttttatgttatttggaAACCAGAGCTTCTGGGTTTTGATTATTTTCcatttttaacaaatttttgggtggtaattttgatgaatttatgtTTGTCCTCTTTTCGGTGTTTTTAGGCGATTGGAGCTGAATATGGAGAAGGTTTTGAAACTTTTAGACCAGATGGACCTCTTAAGGTTGATGTGGTAAGTAATTTATGGAGCTATATGTAAAGTACTcaaattgttttttgtgttctgtgaaatttaatttacttgttataCTTTCTGCTGCTAGACTTACTATTGTTAATTCTTATTCCGAGTAGGATTTTTTGAACGACAGACTGCAAGAAGGTTTTCTTAAACGAATACGATATGCCATGAAACCAGATGAAGCTTATGGTCTAATATTCTCTTTTGACAATGTCGTGGTAAGTTTCTATAACCCTCATTAGTTATACGTTTCAGGTTCTGATGTCTGGAAATGAAAATGTAATGAAGTGTGGAAAATCATATTTATGACATCTTACGGATCAAGAAAAAGCTTTAAATGTGCAATTATTGAAAAGTGATCTGATTGCGTAAAATATGTGTTTCAGGCTGATACTCGAACTTTGAAATTAAATTCTTGGAAGCAGCTTGCCTCGGAAGAGGGTACATCTCCATTTCTTCTCTTAAATAGCCCATTGCATGGCTTTCGATTGATTCTCAATATTGGATCATATGTTGAACTGGTATATGCTGATTCGTGTGCTTCTAAAACCTTTTTTTCGTTCCCTAAAATTTTGACTCTTGGTCAGGAAAGGAAATTCCCGAAGATGCAGCTTTGCAAAGACGGATGCTTTATGCAGGTGCTGATCATGTGTTGCATAAGGTTTGGGATTAGTGTACATTTCAGGAATTTTTGTTTGATTGTATTTATCTATTTCTACTCTAATAAAAATTACGATTATTTCCGATGAAATTTGAACCATCAATTCTTGACACTTATATGAATAACTCACAAGTTTCCAAAAACGTTCAGCTTTTACTCTGGGACAAAGCAGACGGAGAACTGGATAGGTTGGCTTTAAAGTTTTCACAATTATACTGTGATAATCTTCTCAGGGTGAGTGCTAAGCCACTTGTAACTTATTTGAGGGGGTTTAGTTTGTCTCATGGATGCAACAATCTTACTcgccttttcttgtttttcagcTTAGTGAACCCGTGGAGGGGCTCAAAGAGTGGTTAGATGCTGTATCCACAGCTCGTATCCCTTGTGCTGTAGTTTCAAGTCTTGATAGGAGAAACATGACAGAAGCCCTAGAACGAATGG
This genomic window contains:
- the LOC126588486 gene encoding high mobility group B protein 7-like isoform X1, with the translated sequence MANPRTRKRVRPIPRAPDGSAFQKCNSCGASVPIALAGMHDCEINEKVKRFKGVSVDVKKQSIWEQLVVIAPFHFFMKEFTKTSKAENWVAINREGFEAWKNMSEKERQPYVAEAEKIDKAYQKALLEEENDKLGVDDEADSAAAAGNNGNAGEFYEDYENSDGSDVFWDHSATTGSWHTYHGSLSMSKMPMVHECTS
- the LOC126588486 gene encoding high mobility group B protein 7-like isoform X2, with protein sequence MANPRTRKRVRPIPRAPDGSAFQKCNSCGASVPIALAGMHDCEINEKVKRFKGVSVDVKKQSIWEQLVVIAPFHFFMKEFTKTSKAENWVAINREGFEAWKNMSEKERQPYVAEAEKIDKAYQKALLEEENDKLGVDDEADSAAAAGNNGNAGEFYEDYENSDGSDVFWDHSATTGSWHTYHGPMVHECTS
- the LOC126622211 gene encoding 5-amino-6-(5-phospho-D-ribitylamino)uracil phosphatase, chloroplastic-like; protein product: MDYACSSFRSSSLLLPWRSPSPHLHTSFACKLKFMKLKRLDMAKHQRVVRSSCGFNENGSVNGFPVIPNKLFMQEAIGAEYGEGFETFRPDGPLKVDVDFLNDRLQEGFLKRIRYAMKPDEAYGLIFSFDNVVADTRTLKLNSWKQLASEEGKEIPEDAALQRRMLYAGADHVLHKLLLWDKADGELDRLALKFSQLYCDNLLRLSEPVEGLKEWLDAVSTARIPCAVVSSLDRRNMTEALERMGLKKYFQAIVTEEDGMDSIAHRFLSAAVKLDRKPSKCVVFEDEPRGITAAHNCTMMAVALIGAHPAYDLVQADLAVASFNELSVINLRRLFANKGSTFMDLQKQVIEKSPPKRKLTVDTIF